One Anaerolineae bacterium DNA window includes the following coding sequences:
- a CDS encoding class I SAM-dependent methyltransferase gives MTRPRVIETEEGLQGEFMANAYDAMMRQSRDKGQLLTNLVLQAGITTGLVLEIGPGPGYLGLEWLKQTEGTWLKGLDISQDMLKVAEKNAAEYGLTERVEYIHGDALQMPFEDEFFDGVFTNAALHEWADPERALNEIYRVLKPGGRYLITDLRRDMPFPIKWVMWLGTKPKEIRPGLFRTINASYTRDEVQRLLAKTRLKDASVGQSSFGLGISGQKKLSIGT, from the coding sequence ATGACCAGACCTCGAGTTATCGAAACTGAAGAGGGCCTGCAAGGCGAATTTATGGCCAATGCCTACGACGCTATGATGCGCCAATCGCGGGACAAGGGGCAATTGTTGACAAACCTGGTTCTCCAGGCCGGCATCACCACCGGCCTGGTTTTAGAAATTGGTCCCGGCCCTGGTTATTTGGGGCTGGAATGGCTCAAACAAACCGAGGGTACTTGGCTGAAGGGGTTGGACATCAGTCAAGACATGCTGAAAGTGGCCGAAAAAAACGCCGCAGAATACGGCCTGACTGAGCGTGTGGAGTACATTCACGGCGATGCTCTTCAGATGCCGTTTGAGGACGAATTTTTTGATGGTGTTTTTACCAACGCCGCCCTGCACGAGTGGGCTGATCCTGAACGCGCGTTGAACGAAATCTATCGTGTGCTCAAACCCGGCGGGCGGTATCTGATCACCGACCTACGACGTGATATGCCCTTTCCCATTAAATGGGTAATGTGGTTGGGCACCAAACCCAAAGAAATACGGCCCGGCCTGTTCAGGACTATTAACGCATCCTACACCCGTGACGAAGTGCAGCGCTTATTGGCGAAAACCAGGCTGAAGGATGCCTCAGTGGGACAGAGTTCGTTTGGCTTGGGCATTTCAGGTCAGAAAAAGTTGAGTATCGGAACCTGA